A window of Ooceraea biroi isolate clonal line C1 chromosome 9, Obir_v5.4, whole genome shotgun sequence genomic DNA:
CTGCGAACAATCAGAACGTTAGATAGTACAATTAACGGGAAAGCATCGATCTCTATATTTTTGGGATCGATAGATCGGTTCCCATGAAGCTAATCTTCCGTTGGTCGAAGATCGCGATCCTATTAAGCGAGACTGCTTCAAACGGTGCGACCGATTCAAGATCCCGGATTCTCGTAATCTCGTGGGATGATCCAGGGAGGAAACTGCACCCGCGTACTACGAGGATTTTGGAAGGTTTCgtggatcgcgcgcgatttgtTCGTCGATTAGCCACGGCCGGTGCATTCGGGTCAGCTTTAAAAGACGCGGGCTGGCCGAAGCACATTTTGGAGTTGTTCACACCGACACGCCTCCGATCTGGTCACTTTTGCAATGCATCATGTTGCGCTGAACTCACCACTGGAAATGATACAAAGTCGGCATGACCAATCGCGTGGGAGTAAAAACGATTTCGTAAAGCGGGTGTCATCGCAgcttaataattgtatttttacgtCTGTTACTTTTCCCATTTGACTGGACTCCTTTTTCTCCCTGCCAAGTATCGTTATGTGaatgaaagaaacaaaagaaataaaagaaaatttatttatacaaattgttgcttataatttatataatgcataGAAATGTACACTCACaaatgtagaaataaaaaaaaatttataatgatataatagacacgattatataaaatagcaatatatttttatatattttattttatgagattaaataattttgtaataactATGTACGCTTATTTAAATTGACGCTGACAAATTGactcaaaactaaaatttacTTGAAACTGTAAATCGTTCTCCGATTTAGGAATCATGCTTAACTTTCGGTATAGGCTCCTCGGCGAGATATCTTCTTTTCGGCGACCATGAAGGTGGTCTAGGCAATTTAGGTCGCGGTACCGAGCTCGATTGTTTGCGAGCTCTGTCGCGGGTCGGGGATCTTCGTCGTTGGCGTCGTTGGCCTTTGGCTGCGGTCGATTTGTTGCCGGTTGCCTTTTTCTtgctgtttctctttctcttctttgtcTCTGTATTCCTCCTGGCGATATTGCGTTTCAAGTTTGCAGTTTGATGAAAGTTGGGATCAAACCTGTCGAAATAACATATATAGCAACTGCTCAATGGAACGAATCGACGAAGTCCTCGAGATAGTAAACCTGTCGCATTAAAATCTTTGATGTACAAAGTGACATCAATTTTCATAACAAActacataacataataatgtttcatttttaaataataatttatgtacatgtattatGTCCTTGAAAAcaatattgcatttatattgttattcatTCTTAGATGATAttcgtattattttataatcgcGAAGAACTTATCAAGAAATAATTGTATTGAAAGAAAAGTTTTCGCACACGGAGTTACATGAGTTATACGAGTTTTGATAGTGGATTTTCCTCGAGGTTCTTGAGGTATCTCCCGGAAGAGGCACCTGAATTTGTTTCCCTTCTTAGCAAGTATACCGAAGTCCAGGCCGCGGCGTAAGGCGACGGCGACGTCTTTCTGAAGAGTTTTGCCGGCCACGATGTCATATTTGCTGCTGATGTGCGTCACAATCTCTTTCTGGGAAAAACCATCGGGTAGCTGCTCGGTACGGAGAAAGTCGTATACGAGGGCAGATCGGCGCACCATCCTTGTTAACGGCGTAACTTGTAACGAGGACTTACACGATTTGCTACGGTCGAATACGTGATCAGTTAAATCATACTGTCAATCGAGAAAAAAGCCAAATGCCACAGCTCGCTAAAGGCTGAAGTTCGATGCAATCTACGGAATGACAAGTTTGCGCATGCACACATGCCATATAACACATGctatagtataaataaaataatatttattgtgttATTACGATGTTTGCAGACATTCTCCAAGTGATACTTCACGCCCATCAACcagtttattatacaatattattagttGATTAGTTGAATAGAATTTCTCTCTCATCCACGCGCACTGAACTCACTCcaaacatgtatatatattttatataaaataactttatacatataacatatatataacgcatatatatacgtacacataTACAATGCATGTACGTATTTGCATgtgatacatacatatgtacatatatcttAAGATTCTGTTCCGATACTTGGAGCAGCCGGTTGTTTGCTGAGAGGGAAGCGGAGGGAGTTTAGGAGAGAGAGGTGCTTGGATTGGGTGGCTAGGGAATGGCTCAGGGGGTGGTTCTCTCGCGGGGAAGATCGAGGCCTAGGTCGGTCTAAAGGGAAAGAACGGTGAC
This region includes:
- the LOC113562660 gene encoding uncharacterized protein LOC113562660, yielding MVRRSALVYDFLRTEQLPDGFSQKEIVTHISSKYDIVAGKTLQKDVAVALRRGLDFGILAKKGNKFRFDPNFHQTANLKRNIARRNTETKKRKRNSKKKATGNKSTAAKGQRRQRRRSPTRDRARKQSSSVPRPKLPRPPSWSPKRRYLAEEPIPKVKHDS